Genomic segment of uncultured Desulfobacter sp.:
AAAACATCGTCCTATGAATACTACCAATTTTGGATGAGTACAGATGACAGGGATGTGGAGCGTTTTCTATCACTTTTTACTTTTCTCCCTATGCCGGAAATCAAGCAGGTCAACAAATTGATTGATGCCGAATTAAATCAGGCAAAAGAAATCCTGGCGTTTGAGAGCACTTGTCTGGCCCACGGCAGGGAAGCTGCCCTAAAAGCTCAAGCCTCTTCTTCTGCTGTTTTTGGGAATCGTATCATTTCTGAAAAGATTCTGCCTTCATCCAGTATTCCCAGGGAAAACAGCAATAAAAGCTCAGTTGCACTACCGACAACCTGTGTGCCCTTCAAAAAGTTTGCGAAGGGAATTCCAGCCTACGAACTTTTCTTCCGCACCGGGCTTACCCAATCTGGTGGGGAGGCAAGACGCCTGATTAATCAGGGTGGCGCATATATTAATGGAGAGACGATTACAGCCTTTGATGTATTAGTTACTTCCGACCATCTTAAAGATGGAGAAATTATTTTAAGGGCAGGCAAAAAAAGGTTCCATAGAATTCAGATAGAAAAAGAATAACGCCAGACACATAAAGGATCAGTCCTCAAAAAAGCGCTGACTTAAGCTGGGGGAAAGATTGAGGGCCAGGATGTTGCCGTGCACCTGCTTGGTCTTCCCCCCGAGCATCCTGAGGGGAAAAATGAAAAAACTGGGAATCCCATACGGAAAAACAGCTATTGGACTCTGCGGCGGTGCCCATTTACCATGATGCCGGCATAACACATCAGGCCGGTGCTGATGGGGCTAAACGGGCATAATGCCCGGTAATCCAGCACGGATATATCCCGGGCATATGGCCAGGGCATCAGGGTCAGCCCGGCCAGGATGAAACAGGCCAAGGTGGCAACCTTCAATAATACCGGATCCATTTTATATTTTTCCACGATATACTCCTTTCATAAACGGTCAAGGCCTGCACCTCGGATTCCCTTCTGAAACGGGCTTTTCATCCCCGGGCTCCTGGTGGCCAAACTGGTTGCACGGAAATCCCAGGATGATCAGGCCGTTGTCCTTATATTCCCGGTAGAGCGATTCCAGCGGTCAGGCCGCATTTACCGGCTGTATTAACCACAAGCCCCGCTTTGCCCCGGTAAACATCCATACTGACCGCTTTGCCCTACAGGCTGTCAGCCGAAAAATCATAGAGGTCTTTATTTATTTTAAATTCCATCAGTTAGACGTTTTTATGAAGTGGTCCGGGGACGCAGGCATAAAGCATCCCCCCCCCCGGATGTTTTCTTTATATTGCCAGGGGCACCCCTTATTGATCCGGGTTACGCGTCTTTTGTCCCGGAAACTTTTTGGGGATCTGCCCATTGCGTAATATTGTTGCCGAAATGAACGTAAAGGCCGTCACTGTCATCCACCGGGATCCAGTATGAATCCACAATGCCAAGGGTGTCATTGTGGACTACATCTCTTTGGGCTTTGCCTTGCTTGCGCATCACCGGGGCTTTGCACCCCTTGCACATCCGGCCTGTCCCGTTCAGGGAGAAGCAGTTGATGCCGGGTTCTATCCCAAGGTCCTGGGCCACTTTGTTCACCGCAACGATCTCATGTTTTTGGTTCAGCAGCAGGGCCGCTTCCGGATAGTTGCCCCACATCTGCCTAAACGTGTGGATAACGTGTGTGTTCTGTTCTGCCATTTTGATTCTCCATTATTTAAAAATTGATAAATTATCATTTCGGGTATATCATTCCCTATGATGAAAGCATGATAGCAGAATGGTTCTCTACGGTCTTTCATTATTGGCTACAATTATTATCGAATCGGGTAAATTATTATGTACTGGAGCATGACGCTGGATCTTAAGGAATCTTTAGGGTGGCATTCCCATGAAGTATATGAGTTGCTGTACTGCCGAAAAGGGCGGGGACATATCATTTTTGACAATCAGGATATTTCATTTCAAGGCGGCCGCTTCATTCTCATCCTGCCGGAAAGCAGGCATCGATTTCTTTTCGGACAGGATGAGTCGGCGGATTTAAAAATTCTGTGCCTTACGGCTGCGGATGCGGCCATTCATCTTTCCTCCTCATTATCAAACTGGCTCCAAAATATTAAAAAGACCCCGGCGGTTTTTTCCGACCATGAAGAAGACAGTGAGTTTTCAGCTCTTTTTGACAAGATCCCGGACGCTCTCGGGGAGACAGAAAAAAAGGACCTTGATATTATCTGGGGCAGAATCGGTCTTATCCTGGCCATTCATTTCAAAAACCAGGGAGCAGGCGACATGGACAGCCAGGGGCGTCATGGAGACACGGTGGATCGTATCTGCAACTGGATAGACGACAATTTGGCAGAACAACTCACCCTTGATATGATCGCATCCGAGTTCGGCATGTCCAGAAGCTTGCTTACCAGGGAATTTAGAAAATTCACAAGCATCAGTATTGTTGAATACATGAACATGCGAAGGCTGCAGACGGCGGGTGCCCTACTTGCGAAAACAGGAAAAAGCATTACGGAAGCCGCCTTGGAAAGCGGGTTCTCAAGTATCGGGAACTTCTATCAAAAATTTAAAGCGCTATATGGTGTGACGCCGTCGGAATTTAAAAAACAGCTTGATCTTCAAAGATAGATGGGTGCTTTCATATTTGGTAGAAATATTTGACCAGCCACCAATGGTATCAAACCAATCTCTATAAAGAGAATACTATTATGTGTATCGCCCGATTTTCAATTCCTAACGATTCGATTTTTCCTGGGGAGTTCAATGATGGTATTAAACCGGGCTATTTGAAATTCTGATGCCATCACCAATAATAGATCAAAGTAACGTCCTATAAAATATGCTTCGTGGATTCAAATTCCCCGTTGCGACCCAGGCGATAATCAGGATATTCTCCAATTGACTGAAGGTTAAAAAGAAAGCCTCTTAAAAATTGATTCTATATCGAAACACTAAAATTAAACAGAATTTAGGGGATGTTATGAAGTATAAAGGATCTTGCCTTTGTGGTGAAATTACTTTTGAAATAATCGGAGAATTTGAAAGCTTTTTTCTTTGCCATTGCGAACGTTGTAGAAAAGATACTGGCTCAGCACATGCTGCTAATTTATTTTCTTCTTCAGCTAAGTTAATATGGCTATCGGGCAAAGATAAAGCTAAAACCTTTGATTTCAAATCAGAGGGGCATATAAAAAGCTTTTGCTCGAATTGTGGATCAGCTCTTCCCAATATACAGATGGATGGAGATCTGTTGGTTGTTCCAGCCGGAAGTCTTGACAGTGATGTGCAAATGGAACCTCAAGGCCATATTTATTGGAGGAACAAAGCAAATTGGGACAATAATTTGGAAAAGGTTGCCAAATTCGACCAACTGCCAAATCAAAACAACATGTAATATCCATGACAAAAGCAAGTAATACCAAGTTCACAATAATGCTATGAGCCCTCGCCCGCCCCCATTTCAGAACAGCATTCAATAGCAGAAGTATTGTGGGAAGATGAACCCGTTCTGCTTAAAAGGCAAGAGTCTGCTTCACAAATCAGCCAGCACCTGAAGCAAATTTTTTGCCATTGCCGGCGTAATGCCGGGAAGTGCGGCAAGAGATTCCGGTGACTGGTTTCGGATATTGTCAATCCCCTTAAACGTGGTGAGCAGCAGCTTCTTTTTTTTGGGGCCGATGCCGGGGATTCCGTCAAGGACGGAGAGTTTTCCCCGCTTTTCCCGGCGGGAGCGCTGGAAGGTAATGGCCGACCTGTGGGCCTCATCCCGGATCTGTTCCAACAGAAAAAGTGCCTTGGCCGACTGGGCTGTGTTCAAGGGATTGGAGCGCCCCGGCAGATAGACCTTGTCAGCCTTCTCCCCCTTATCTGAATCCTTTTTGGCCAGGCCTGCCAGGGTAAACTGCCCTTCCAGCCCCAGTTCCTTGACCACGCTGACGGCCATGGACAATTGCCCTTTACCGCCGTCCACCACCAGCAGGTCCGGCAGGGGCATATTTTCCCGGTCATGTTGAAATCGGCGGGTGAGGACATGGGTCATATAGGCATAGTCATCCTGCTGCTCAATATCCTTGATAATAAACTTACGATAGGCGCTTTTATCAGGCCTGCCGCCGGTGAACACCACCATGGCCGCCACGGGATCTTTGCCCTGGAGATTGGAATTATCAAAGCACTCCATGCGCTCGGGCAACCGGGCCATGCCCAGAAGGTGCTGGAGCATGGTCAGGGCTGCCGTTGCCTCTTCTTCACGGGCCAATATTTTTTCAAGTTCCGCCTTGGCGTTAAATCGGGCCATATCGGCAAGCCGTTTTTTCTCCCCCCGGAGCGGATAGTGGAAATGCACCCGGTGATCCGCCATATCATTAAGCCGGGCTTCGGCACGAATCATGTCGTCGGATGGCTGACTGAACAAAACCGAGCCGGGAATCTGGGCGGCTTTCTCGTAATACTGAATCACAAAGGCCGCCAATACCTCATCCGGTTCCTTGAATCCAAGATCCAGTGGGTAATAGGCTGTGTTTATCAAGTACCCGGATCTCACCTGCATCACGGTAACCACCGCCCGGTCCCGGTCCCAGGCAAGCCCAAGAACGTCCCTGTCCTGCCCGTCCGCACACACCACCACCTGGCGCTCCATGATCCGCTCCACGGCAAAAATGGTGTCCCGGATCTGAGCCGCTTTTTCAAAGGCCTGGTCAGCAGCATATTCCGCCATCTCAAGGCGCAGTTTCTTAATTACCTCCCGGGTCCGTCCCCGCAGAAACAAGACAGCATCCTTCACCCTGGCCTGGTACTCCTCTGGGTCCACCTCATTGCAGCACAGCCCCAGACATGCCTTGATCTGGTAGTTCAAACACGGCCGGGACCGGTTTTTAAACTGGGCGTCCCGGCACTTTCGAAGTTTAAAAATCCGCTGAATCTGCTTTAAAGTTTGATTCACGCTCTTGGAGGAAGAGTATGGACCCAAATAAAGCGCTTTATCTTTTTCGATGCGCCGCACCCGCTGGATGGCAGGATAGGGTTCATTCATATCAATACGCAGCAGTGGATAATTCTTGCCGTCTTTAAGAAGAACATTATACTTGGGAGAATTTTTCTTGATCAGGTTGGATTCTAGGATGAATGCTTCCTGGTCCGACTGGGTGACCACCAATTCAAAATCAGCAACCAGAGCCAGAAGCGCTGCCGTTTTGGGCTCGGGCTGATCTTTTCTCACAAAATATGAAGCCAGCCGCTTTTTTAAATCCTTGGCCTTGCCCACATAAAGGATTTTTCCTTTTTTATCCCGCATGAGATAAACCCCGGGAGCATGGGGGGCCTGGTCGTATTTTTCTTTTATTTTCTCAGGAACAATCATCGGGCTGTCTTAAATACGTTCAACAAATTAAGTTATCATCCAGTTATGGTTATTAAATTCCGCCCACTTCGTTTTGAACAATAAAGCTTATCGTCCGCTAATTTCAGCATGTATGACAAATCTTTATCTGTATTAAAGGAGATACCGATACTAACTGTCACCGCCAATTTTTGATTTGTGTCACCATAAGTTATTTTTTGGGTTTGAATAAGGGATCTTAAAGCATTAAATCGCTCCCCAATTTGAGTTCGAAAAAGATTTTCATCTTCCCCATCCCGGCCGGATATCAAAATACCAAACTCTTCTCCGCCCAGTCGAGCTAACAACTCATTTTCTTTCACAAAATTTTTAAATATTTCCGCCAATTTTTGGAGAACCAGATCACCTGCATCATGGCCATAGGCATCATTGATCTTTTTAAAATGGTCAATGTCAATCATTGCACAGCACAAACACCGATCAGCCTCCCGAGATGACACGAAGAGTTTTTTCCCCTTTTCAAAAAAAAACCTGCGATTATAAAGGCCTGTGAGATAATCTGTCATTGCAACCAATTTAGTTTGTTCAATTAAACAAACATTTTCAATACACTGGGCGACACGACAATAAAATTCTTCTCTAATAAAGGATTGTTTAATAATAAAATCATTGGCACCACTTTTAATAAACTGAGCAGCCATGGTTTCGTCTCTTTCCGAGGACATTCCAATAATGGCAAGTTCTTCTTTTTTACTGGTTATAACGGATTTGGGGGACCCGTCCGTAAGCCTCCCAATGAAGCTGAAATCAAAAGGTTCTGAAGCCAATTCTCGTGGTATTGGAATCCGTTCACTCTTTCAAAAGAACTCACATGGCCCTTTTGCTTTACCGTCCACGGATTGAGTGGAGCAAAATTTTGGATAAGAGCCCAGGCACGTATACTGAGATTGGCCGATTTCATAGTGCCATGAAAATACTTGGTGCTGAATAAATGACGGTCCATCCGTTGCATCAGCCGGTCAACCATGTTGCTTGTTCTATGTGCACCAGGAAAATCATAAGCTTCGGAAAACTGTGGAAGATTATCCTTGAGCTTCTTGATCTTGGCTGAAATTACGTCTGGGATTTCGTTCTGCGTATTTTGACAATGTTCGGAAAGCCTCCGAACTCTCTGTGAGAATGCCCCCTTAGACTCTGCCCGAAAGCAGTCCCATAACCTGGTCGCCATATCCAGGAAATGCTCCTTATATTTTTTGCGTGAGCGATCACGTATGCCAATATATATGTGTAAGAAGCAGGATAACACAGTTATCTTGGGGAACAATTTTCTCCAGGCTTTCTGCGTTGACCGCCATCCGTCGGTATTGACAGTTTCTGGCTGATATCCCGGATTAATACATTCAGCCTCCTCTTTAAATACCCCGTAAGCTTTTTGGAGGTCTTTGCCGGAGGCCGTTTCGGAAACACTGGCTCCTAAAATACAGTTTTTCCCAGCCGTCGTTGCAATATAGGTCTTTTCTCCCAAAAGACGAGTATGCTTTTCATCAGCAGAAACATGTTGGGGTAATGTATCTGGGGATTTAATCGTGGTTCCCACAAGACTATGTCGGCCAAGGGATGCTTCAAGGCGATACCAATACATGGAATTTTTACCGAAGCAGTAACTCAAAGCCCAAAACGGGACTGCAAACTTCCGCAAAAATAACGGTTTCTCAACATCTTTTACAAGACCACTCATATAGGGCATGGCAAACGAAGGTCGTATGGTATAACTGACACCTGCTATTACAATTCTCCTGATTTTCAATTTCAGTTTTTTGGAGAATCGGATCTCCTTCATTTTGTATCCGTTAGTGATTTCAACGGGGAAAAGCTCGGGATATTTCATGATTACCATGTCTAATACCATCCGGAATTGGGCTGCCTGCTGGATAATGATGTAATATTGTGCTTGACAAACATTCATACAAATAGTTCGATTCAGTCGGGGAGCGGTGGTAGAGGAGGAACTCATCATTTTCCTTATTTGTTATCGTTGCTGTTGGCGCTTCAACCATAACTCAGGAAATGATTTTTTTCAGTCTATTTCATCGCTCTCCGGCTCTATCCCCCAAATCCGTTATAATCAGCTTTTTTAAAAGTTTCGCGGATAGTTTTACACAAAGTGCACCCATCCATTTCAGGCATATTAAAATCCGTAATTACCAACTTGATTCCAGGGTAATGTGTTAAAGCTTCAAGCGCTTCCTTGCCGTTTGTAACAGAGATAAGCTTGTATTGATGCATATATAAAAGATCAGAAATAACGCTACGAAAGAAAGAAGAATCATCTACAATTAGAATGATATGATTCTTATTTTCCCTCAATTTTTTAAGTGATGATAAAAGGTAACCCAAACTATTTTGGTCCTTTTTCACAATGTAATCCACGATTTTTTTAGACCAGACAAATTTTCTTAATTCTGAACTTACACAACCTGTAAAAACAATTGACGGAATACCTTTCTGAGTCACAATATCAATAATTTCACCATTTGCGGCATCTGGAAGCACAAAATCAAGAACTGCTGAAGAATAGTATTGCTTCCCATCTAAACAGGAAAGCGTTTCTTCCAAAGTCTTTGTCCAGACAACAGGTTCTTTAATTTCCGATTCAAGCGCATTAACAAGCCCTTTCCCAAAAGCCAGGTCATCTTCGACCAATAGTATTCTCTCTTTCTTTTTTTCAGATGACTTCTTCATAAAAAAAACGTCCTTTTAAGGATAAAATTCTTATTCAAAAAAACAATCTGACTATTTTGAGACGAATCATGGTTGGGCTGTTTTGATCTTTTTCAACTCTAGGATTTTGTCCCGATATTGTGCGGCCTGCTCAAATTCCAAATTTTCAGCGGCTTCATTCATTTTTGTCTCAAGGTCTCTGATCACATCATCCAAATTCAGCTCCTCGGCATCATAAGCCTTGAGCTCCTCGTTTACGGCGGCCTCAATTGTATTGGCATTCATGTCGGCCATGGTGTAATCAAAGGCGTTGATCTTTTTATTGATGGTGGCGGGTGTAATGCCGTGGGCCTGGTTATAGGCTTGCTGGATCTTGCGGCGGCGCTCGGTTTCCCCCAGGGCCTTTTTCATGGAGCCGGTCTCTTTTTCCGCATACATGATCACCCGGCCATAGGCATTACGGGCGGCCCGGCCGAAAATCTGAATAAAGGAGCGGAAGGAGCGTAAAAATCCTTCCTTGTCCGCATCAAGAATGGCCACAAGGGAGACTTCCGGAATATCCAGGCCTTCGCGCAGCAGATTTATTCCGATGAGCACATCAAACAGGCCCCGTCGAAGGTCCTGGATGATATCAATGCGCTCCACCGTGCCGATGTCCGAATGCAGGTATTTTACCTTGAGCCCCAGATCCGAATAGTAATCGGTAAGGTCCTCGGCCATACGTTTGGTCAATGTGGTTACCAGCACCCGCTCCTGGGCCTCCACCCGTTTAAGGATCTCCTGGTACAGGTCATCCACCTGGGTCTTGGCATCCCGGATTTCCACCGGGGGATCAAGCAACCCCGTGGGCCGGACAATCTGCTCGGCCACCCGGACGCCGGCCTTTTCCATCTCATAGTCCCCGGGGGTGGCCGACACAAATATGGTCCGGGGCACCAGATCCTTGAACTCTTCGAATTTCAGGGGGCGGTTGTCCACGGCAGAGGGCAAGCGGAATCCGTGTTTAACCAGAGTCTCTTTCCTGGACCGGTCCGCCTTGTACATGGCCCCAAGCTGTCCCACTGAAATATGGCTTTCGTCAAAGAAGAGCAGAAAATCCTTATCTATATAATCCAGCAGTGTAGGCGGCGGTTGGCCCGGAGACCGGCCTGTAAGATGCCGGGAATAATTTTCAATGCCGTTGCAATATCCGATCTCCTCAAGCATCTCAAGATCGTACCGGGTGCGTTCTTCCAGGCGCTGGGCCTCCACCAGTAAATTCTGTTCATTTAAAAAGGCCAGCCGCTCTTTGAGCTCGGCCACAATACTCTCCACGGCCTGCTTCCGGGTCTTTTGGTTGGTCACGTAATGGGACGCCGGATAGATGGCCATCTGATCAAATTGTTTAATCACCGTACCTTTCAACGCATCAATTTCACTGATCTCTTCGATGGTGTCACCAAAAAAATCAATGCGCACGGCCTTATTTTCCTCGTAGGCAGGGAAGATCTCCAGCCGGTCCCCCCGGACCCGAAAAGTGCCCCGGTGAAAATCCACGTCATTACGGGTGTACTGGATGTCCACAAATTTTCGGATCACATCTTCCCGGGAAATATCCATGTCCCGTTCCAGAGTCACCCGCAGATCCAGATACTCCTCGGGCGCACCCAGGCCGTAAATGCACGAGACCGATGCCACCACGATCACATCTTTGCGGGCCAGAACGCTCCGGGTGGCCGAGTGCCGCATTTTATCGATCAGTTCATTGATCGACGAATCCTTCTGGATATAGGTATCCGAAGACGGAATATAGGCTTCGGGCTGGTAATAATCATAATAGGAGACAAAATACTCCACGCAATTATCCGGGAACAGCATTTTGAACTCATTGTAAAGCTGGGCTGCCAGGGTTTTGTTGGGCGCAATGATCAGGCTTGGCTTTTCCACCCGGTTGATGATGTTGGCCATGGAAAAGGTTTTTCCCGAACCCGTCACCCCCAAAAGCACCTGGTATTTTTCATCGGCCTGGACCCCCTGAACCAGATAGTCAATGGCCTTTGGCTGATCTCCGGCCGGGCCGTAGGGAGACACCAGATTAAACAATCCCATATATTTTTCCTGTACTTTCCTCTTTTATAAACAGATACTCATAGAGAATCGCATATTAAACAATATAAGGAGTATACAAAACCCATGGAAGAAAAAAAAGAGACCGTTGCTGTCGTCGGTGCAAGTCCTTTGAAAGAGAGATATTCCAACCAGGCCCAAAATATGCTGGAAGAGTACGGACACAGTCCCATACCCGTAGCCCCCAAGCACGAAACCATTGAAGGCAAAACCGTTTACCATGCGCTCTCTGACATTCCCCAAGCCATTGACACGGTGACCATGTATGTTGGCCCGGCCCGGCAGGACGCGGTCATCGAGCAAATTCTGGCCATGAAACCCAAGCGGGTGATCTTCAATCCCGGGACTGAAAATCCCCCGGCCTACGAAAAGCTCAAATCCGCCGGGATCACGGTCCAGGAGGCCTGCACCCTGGTGCTTTTGAGAACCAACCAATATATGAAACCCTTTAATCCTTAATATGAATATGATATTTTGTGTTTAAACTAACAGGCAGCCATCTGTGGCGTCGCAGAAAAATTTACAATCCTCACATACTATAGTATGCTCCGGTTATAAATTTTTCTGCGCCTTGCATATGGGTAACTTTTAGTCGAAGCACAGTTTTTTTGTCGAAACACTACTTAAATTTTATACAAGCCATCTGGAAAGAATAATAAATGGAAACACAAGCCGCCAAAGGGCATTTTATTGAAACCATTATCAAAGAAGATCTTGCCGAAAATAAAAACAATGGTCGCGTGGCCACGCGTTTTCCGCCGGAACCCAACGGATTTCTGCACATCGGCCATGCCAAATCCATCTGCCTGAATTTTAAAATGGCCCAGCAGTTTAATGGGAAGTGCAACCTGCGGTTTGATGACTCCAACCCGGCCAAAGAAAAACAGATCTACATCGACTCCATCAAATCAACGGTCTCATGGCTGGGATTTGACTACAATACCCCGTTTTATGCATCAAACTACTTTGACGCCCTCCATGACTATGCCGTTGAATTGATCAAAGCGGGCAAAGCTTATGTGTGCAGCCTCTCCGCAGACGAAATGAAAGAATACCGCGGCACCCTCACCGAGCCGGGGAAAAACTCTCCCTACAGGGACAGAAGTGTTGAGGAGAACCTGGATCTGTTCAGCCGGATGAAGGCAGGGGATTTTGATGAAGGCGCACACACCCTGCGGGTCAAGATCGACATGACGTCCCCCAACATCAACTTGAGAGATCCGGTGATTTACAGGGTCAAAAAAGCACCCCATCCCCGCACCGGAGACAAGTGGTGCATTTACCCCATGTATGACTTCACCCACTGCATCTCCGATGCCCTGGAAGGGATCACCCACAGCCTGTGCAGCCTGGAATTTGAGGATCACCGGCCATTATACGACTGGATTCTGGACAATATCACCATCCCCTGCCACCCCCAGCAGATTGAATTTGCCCGGATGAACATCAATTATACGGTGTTAAGCAAACGAAAGCTGCAGCGTCTGGTCACCGAAGGGCTGGTATCCGGATGGGACGACCCGAGACTGCCTACCCTGGAGGGCATGCGCCGCAGGGGATACACCCCGGCAGCCATCCGCAATTTCTGTGATGTAATCGGCGTATCCAAAAAAGAGAGCCGCATTGACATGGGACTGCTGGAGTCCTGCCTAAGAGACGACCTAAACGAAAACGCCCCCAGGGTCATGGGCGTTATCCGGCCCTTGAAAATCACTCTGGAAAACTATCCCGACGGCCAGACCGAAACCATGGAGGCCATGAACCATCCCCAGAAACCGGAAGCAGGCAAACGCGAGGTCAGTTTTTCCAAGCATCTATACATTGAGCAGGATGATTTTATGGAAGATCCCCCTAAAAAATTCTTCCGAATGGGACCGGGCCGGGAAGTGCGTCTGCGGGCCGCCTACCTGATCACCTGCAAAGAGGTGATTAAAAATGAGGCTGGGGAAGTGGTTGAACTGATCTGTACCTATGATCCCGAAACCCGCGGCGGCAATGCCCCGGACGGCAGAAAGGTCAAGGGCACCATCCACTGGGTCAATGCCGAGGACTGCATTGATGCGCAGGTTCGGCTTTATGACAGGCTTTTCAAAGATGAAAACCCGGAAAAAGACGGTCAGGATTTTGTGGAAAACCTAAATCCGGATTCCCTTGAAATTCTGGAACACGCCAAACTGGAAAGAAGTCTTGAAAAGGCTCAGCCTGAATCGGTATACCAGTTTGAACGCCTGGGCTACTTCTGCCTGGATTCAAAGGAGAGCACACCGGAAAAACCGGTTTTTAATCGGACAGTAACGCTTAGAGATACCTGGGCCAAAGTGGCCAAGAAATAACCGACAAGTTCCCCATCTATCATAAAAGCCCGACATGGAATAAAGTTAGCTCCTTCCATGCCGGGCTTTTTGTTTTTACGTTACGCCGAACGGCTTATGGCATTTTATTCGATGCGCCAGGTTGTACCCTGGGGACCATCCTCCAGGACAATTTTCATGGCCTGGAGCTGATCCCGGATTTCATCGGCCCGGGCAAAATTTTTAGATTTTCTGGCGGCGGCACGCTCGGCAATAAGCCCGTCAATCATGCCAGGGTCCACATCCTGGTCTGCCATGGCTTTATCTTTTTTGTCGGCAAAATAGTCATCAGCGGACAACATAAAAATGCCCAGAATTTTTGAGGCGGACCTGATATCCGCATAGATACCGGCCAGCAGCTTTTTATCATTTTCCCCAGGCGCGTCATTGTTATCATCCAGCAGTTTATTACCCTTCTTGACCGCATCAAATACTTCGGCCATGGCTTTTGCGGAGTTGAAATCATCGTTCAATGCGTCAACAATATCAGCCCACAGCGAACCGTGTTCTTCTACGGCAGCTTCCGGGGTAATACCAGCCTTGTCCAGTCGCTCCAGGAAACCATAAATGCGGTCAAGGCCGACGGACACCTCGCGCATACTGTTTTCACTGTAATCAATGGGAGAGCGGTAATGCTTAGACAGCAGGAACATGCGGATCACTTCGGGACTATAGTCGGCCAGCACCTCTTTGATCATGGTAAAATTACCCAGAGACTTGGACATCTTTTCATTATTTATGTCCACAAATCCGTTGTGTACCCAGTATTTAACATAAGGCACACCAAAGTTGGCTTCGCTCTGGGCAATCTCATTTTCATGGTGGGGAAAAATCAGATCTTTGCCGCCGCCATGGATATCAAAGCTTTCACCAAGGTATTCGTAACTCATGGCCGAGCATTCAATGTGCCAGCCGGGCCGTCCTTTTCCCCAGGGGCTGTCCCAGGAGGGTTCACCGGG
This window contains:
- a CDS encoding glutamine--tRNA ligase/YqeY domain fusion protein, with the protein product METQAAKGHFIETIIKEDLAENKNNGRVATRFPPEPNGFLHIGHAKSICLNFKMAQQFNGKCNLRFDDSNPAKEKQIYIDSIKSTVSWLGFDYNTPFYASNYFDALHDYAVELIKAGKAYVCSLSADEMKEYRGTLTEPGKNSPYRDRSVEENLDLFSRMKAGDFDEGAHTLRVKIDMTSPNINLRDPVIYRVKKAPHPRTGDKWCIYPMYDFTHCISDALEGITHSLCSLEFEDHRPLYDWILDNITIPCHPQQIEFARMNINYTVLSKRKLQRLVTEGLVSGWDDPRLPTLEGMRRRGYTPAAIRNFCDVIGVSKKESRIDMGLLESCLRDDLNENAPRVMGVIRPLKITLENYPDGQTETMEAMNHPQKPEAGKREVSFSKHLYIEQDDFMEDPPKKFFRMGPGREVRLRAAYLITCKEVIKNEAGEVVELICTYDPETRGGNAPDGRKVKGTIHWVNAEDCIDAQVRLYDRLFKDENPEKDGQDFVENLNPDSLEILEHAKLERSLEKAQPESVYQFERLGYFCLDSKESTPEKPVFNRTVTLRDTWAKVAKK
- the cysS gene encoding cysteine--tRNA ligase, which encodes MSLRIYNTLSGKKEEFVPIRPNKAGMYVCGPTVYDTSHIGHARSVVVFDMVYRWLMQLGYEVTYVRNFTDVDDKIIKKSNETGNSCTAITTKYIDEFHNEMDALNVLRPTIAPKATEHIDHIIRFVQRLIDLGKAYHVEGGDVYFSISSFKEYGKLSHRNPDDMQAGARIAVDEKKKNPMDFTLWKPAKPGEPSWDSPWGKGRPGWHIECSAMSYEYLGESFDIHGGGKDLIFPHHENEIAQSEANFGVPYVKYWVHNGFVDINNEKMSKSLGNFTMIKEVLADYSPEVIRMFLLSKHYRSPIDYSENSMREVSVGLDRIYGFLERLDKAGITPEAAVEEHGSLWADIVDALNDDFNSAKAMAEVFDAVKKGNKLLDDNNDAPGENDKKLLAGIYADIRSASKILGIFMLSADDYFADKKDKAMADQDVDPGMIDGLIAERAAARKSKNFARADEIRDQLQAMKIVLEDGPQGTTWRIE